The following coding sequences lie in one Pseudomonas sp. SL4(2022) genomic window:
- a CDS encoding DUF2782 domain-containing protein produces the protein MRALNRLLLASLLAFTTLVAHAEDPVSADPDVTIRQDGDRTIHEYRVNGFLYAVKVIPKGGKPYFLVRADGSDGNFVRSDSPDMLIPAWEIFSW, from the coding sequence ATGCGCGCACTCAATCGCCTGTTGCTCGCCAGCCTGCTGGCATTCACCACCCTGGTCGCCCACGCCGAAGATCCGGTTTCGGCCGACCCGGATGTAACCATTCGCCAGGACGGCGACCGCACCATCCATGAATACCGGGTCAACGGTTTTCTCTACGCGGTCAAGGTCATCCCTAAAGGCGGCAAGCCGTACTTTCTGGTACGCGCCGATGGCAGCGATGGCAACTTCGTCCGCTCGGACAGCCCGGATATGTTGATTCCGGCCTGGGAAATTTTCAGCTGGTAA